The following are from one region of the Leptospira terpstrae serovar Hualin str. LT 11-33 = ATCC 700639 genome:
- a CDS encoding bacteriohemerythrin, producing MIAHWDSKYETNISEIDSQHKKLFRLINNIETVYEENKHHLSGKSKILLDAVSELEDYTLSHFLIEERVMELNQYPNLEAHIQQHNKFTDKILDLKNRLGQGNLLSNDELLDTFFKDLIGFLRAWLTNHILKEDLDYKPFIKFSI from the coding sequence ATGATAGCGCATTGGGATTCGAAGTATGAAACGAATATTTCCGAGATTGATTCTCAACATAAAAAACTCTTTCGGTTGATTAACAATATCGAAACAGTTTATGAAGAAAACAAACACCACCTTTCAGGAAAATCTAAGATATTACTAGATGCAGTTTCTGAATTAGAGGATTATACACTCAGCCATTTTTTGATTGAAGAACGTGTGATGGAACTCAATCAATATCCAAACTTGGAAGCTCATATCCAACAACACAATAAGTTCACAGATAAAATTTTGGATTTAAAAAATAGATTGGGTCAGGGAAATTTACTCTCAAATGATGAATTATTAGATACTTTTTTTAAGGATTTAATTGGTTTTTTACGCGCTTGGCTTACCAATCATATCTTAAAAGAAGATTTAGATTACAAACCGTTCATTAAGTTTAGTATATAA
- a CDS encoding fasciclin domain-containing protein produces the protein MNKKIFQITMITIVTCLSLAGVSCRKDEDSNSGKGISAVADDKSQQDVLKIALGSKDHTTLVTAVQAAGLVDSLANQGPFTVFAPTNDAFAKLPAGTVDDLLKTSQKDTLKNILEYHVVVGNLTESILKSEFTGKDDELGMANGSHTKVSVKNGKVMINGATIIASIPATNGIIHVVDTVLLPPAKK, from the coding sequence ATGAACAAAAAAATATTCCAAATAACCATGATTACAATTGTCACCTGTCTTTCGCTAGCTGGTGTTTCTTGCAGAAAGGATGAAGATTCCAATTCTGGCAAAGGAATTTCTGCAGTTGCCGATGACAAATCACAACAAGATGTACTAAAAATTGCGTTGGGTTCTAAAGACCATACAACCCTGGTCACTGCCGTTCAAGCTGCCGGACTTGTGGATTCCCTTGCCAACCAAGGACCGTTCACTGTGTTCGCACCTACAAATGATGCATTCGCAAAGTTACCAGCAGGAACTGTAGATGATCTTTTAAAAACAAGCCAAAAGGATACTTTAAAGAATATATTAGAATACCATGTTGTGGTTGGTAACTTAACAGAATCCATTTTGAAATCAGAGTTCACTGGTAAAGATGACGAACTCGGAATGGCAAATGGAAGTCACACAAAAGTTTCCGTAAAAAATGGAAAGGTTATGATTAATGGGGCAACCATTATCGCATCCATTCCAGCAACTAACGGGATCATTCATGTAGTAGACACAGTCCTACTACCTCCTGCGAAGAAATGA
- a CDS encoding c-type cytochrome, protein MNLSKITGVHYRIKIGLIVGLFTGMTVIACGGDKTEDVPASNAGSKGIGPVKSVTLGALDQSMVDRGKKQFEAKCSACHKFEEKVVGPALQDVTLRRTPEWIMNMILNPIEMTQKDPIGQELLGEHLTQMTFQNIKEEEAREILEYFRKMDLK, encoded by the coding sequence ATGAACCTTTCAAAAATAACCGGAGTACACTACCGAATCAAAATCGGACTGATAGTTGGACTCTTTACCGGTATGACAGTCATCGCCTGTGGAGGAGACAAAACAGAAGATGTACCAGCATCTAACGCTGGTTCCAAGGGTATAGGTCCAGTAAAATCTGTAACCCTAGGTGCTTTAGACCAATCAATGGTCGATCGTGGAAAAAAACAATTTGAAGCCAAGTGTTCGGCTTGTCACAAATTTGAGGAAAAGGTTGTAGGACCTGCTCTTCAAGATGTTACACTCCGCAGAACTCCTGAATGGATCATGAACATGATTCTAAATCCAATTGAGATGACTCAAAAAGATCCCATTGGACAAGAGTTACTCGGCGAACACTTAACTCAAATGACTTTTCAAAATATTAAGGAAGAAGAAGCAAGAGAGATCCTCGAGTACTTCCGCAAGATGGATTTAAAATAG
- the nosZ gene encoding Sec-dependent nitrous-oxide reductase, with amino-acid sequence MLKKSNLILVTLGITLMAFVPNCKKGAATATLASDAASRVYVAPGEKDEVYAFLSGGFSGQMSVYGIPSARLFKIIPVFSVFPENGYGFDEETKEMLKTTHGYVPWDDSHHVESSMTDGKQDGRWMFLNANNTPRLARIDLKSFETKEILEIPNTAGNHASPFATENTEYLMAATRFSVPVPQASVPIDSFSKGGFKGTVTMVKVDKNTGRLSIELQVLVPGFNYDLSHCGKKKSHDWCFFSSYNSEQAHKMLEVGASKKDKDFILAFNWVRAKECKDQGKAYNFGGEYVNNFHDENKPAVSTKLSGVKMLNPKDCPGMMYYMPTPKSPHGTDVDSTGEYIVGGGKLASVIPVHSFSKMMEVKDKKEHHSTEIEGIPVLKYESTLAGEVQKPCLGPLHTEFDGKGYAYTSCFVSSEVVKWKLGTWEVVQHLPAYYSVGHLSIVGGSSSEPYGKYLIAMNKITKDRYLPVGMELPQSAQLYDISSGKAELLSDFPTVGEPHYSQMIPAKLLMDKTAKLYPLEENKHPYATKNENEAKIVRLGSTVHIYMTAIRSHFKPDIIEARTGETLYFHVTNLEQDYDIPHGFAIGGAPNMTNLLIMPGETRTFKWVAPKPGVYPFYCTDFCSALHQEMQQYIRVSP; translated from the coding sequence ATGTTAAAAAAATCAAATTTAATACTTGTTACACTTGGAATCACCCTAATGGCATTCGTTCCGAATTGCAAAAAGGGCGCAGCTACGGCAACACTTGCTTCCGATGCTGCTTCTAGAGTGTATGTGGCTCCAGGTGAAAAGGACGAAGTGTACGCCTTTTTATCTGGTGGATTTAGTGGTCAGATGTCCGTTTACGGAATTCCATCGGCTCGACTATTCAAAATCATTCCAGTGTTTTCTGTGTTTCCTGAAAACGGATATGGATTTGATGAAGAAACAAAAGAAATGTTAAAAACTACTCATGGTTATGTGCCATGGGATGATAGCCACCACGTAGAATCATCTATGACAGATGGAAAACAGGATGGTCGTTGGATGTTTTTAAACGCAAACAATACACCAAGGCTTGCGAGGATTGACCTAAAGTCTTTTGAGACAAAAGAGATCTTAGAAATCCCAAACACTGCAGGAAACCACGCATCTCCGTTTGCTACTGAAAATACTGAGTATTTGATGGCAGCAACACGTTTCTCGGTTCCTGTTCCACAAGCAAGTGTACCGATCGATAGTTTCTCCAAAGGTGGGTTCAAAGGAACCGTCACTATGGTAAAAGTTGATAAAAACACAGGAAGACTTTCTATTGAATTACAAGTCCTTGTTCCTGGGTTTAACTATGACTTATCCCATTGTGGTAAAAAGAAATCCCATGACTGGTGTTTCTTCAGTAGTTACAACTCTGAACAAGCGCACAAAATGTTAGAAGTGGGTGCTTCCAAAAAAGATAAAGACTTTATCTTAGCATTCAACTGGGTTCGCGCTAAAGAATGTAAAGACCAAGGAAAGGCTTATAACTTTGGTGGAGAATACGTAAACAACTTTCACGATGAAAACAAACCAGCCGTATCCACTAAGTTAAGCGGTGTGAAGATGTTAAATCCGAAGGATTGCCCAGGTATGATGTATTACATGCCAACACCTAAAAGTCCGCATGGAACTGACGTTGACTCTACCGGAGAATACATTGTTGGTGGTGGAAAGTTAGCATCCGTAATCCCAGTTCACTCCTTTAGCAAAATGATGGAAGTAAAAGATAAGAAGGAACACCATTCGACTGAAATCGAAGGAATTCCAGTTCTTAAATATGAATCCACACTTGCTGGTGAAGTACAAAAACCATGCCTCGGTCCATTACATACTGAGTTCGACGGAAAGGGGTATGCTTATACTTCTTGTTTCGTAAGTTCTGAAGTAGTCAAATGGAAACTAGGAACATGGGAAGTGGTACAACATCTACCTGCTTATTATAGTGTTGGTCACTTGTCTATCGTTGGAGGAAGTTCATCAGAGCCTTATGGTAAGTATCTGATTGCGATGAACAAAATTACTAAAGATAGATATCTCCCAGTAGGAATGGAATTACCACAAAGTGCACAACTTTATGATATCTCTTCTGGTAAGGCAGAATTGTTATCTGACTTCCCTACAGTAGGGGAACCACACTATTCACAAATGATTCCAGCAAAACTGCTAATGGATAAAACTGCGAAACTCTATCCTCTAGAGGAAAACAAACATCCATATGCGACTAAAAATGAGAACGAAGCAAAAATTGTAAGATTGGGAAGTACTGTCCATATCTACATGACTGCCATTCGTTCCCACTTCAAACCAGATATCATTGAAGCAAGGACTGGCGAAACCTTATACTTCCACGTAACCAACTTGGAACAAGATTACGACATTCCTCACGGATTTGCAATCGGTGGAGCACCTAACATGACAAACCTTCTCATCATGCCAGGTGAAACTAGAACCTTCAAGTGGGTGGCCCCCAAACCAGGTGTGTATCCATTTTACTGCACAGATTTCTGTTCTGCTCTACACCAAGAGATGCAACAGTACATCCGAGTTAGTCCATAA
- a CDS encoding nitrous oxide reductase accessory protein NosL, giving the protein MWFKSLKLICIFFTVGFINCGDVQPERLTVGEIKCSHCSMNIVDMRFHTQLITYKGKRYHFDAIECLDQFQNDKNFKAQKIWVTNYLDTNEFITKEKAIIIHSDKIRSPMGAGLAAFKTHEDSIPFQK; this is encoded by the coding sequence ATGTGGTTTAAAAGTTTAAAACTAATTTGTATCTTCTTCACAGTTGGTTTTATCAACTGTGGGGATGTGCAACCAGAAAGGTTAACTGTTGGGGAAATCAAATGTAGCCATTGTTCAATGAACATTGTGGATATGCGATTTCATACTCAACTGATTACTTACAAAGGAAAAAGATACCATTTCGATGCTATTGAATGTTTGGATCAATTTCAAAACGACAAAAACTTCAAAGCTCAAAAAATATGGGTAACGAACTATTTAGACACGAACGAATTTATTACCAAAGAAAAAGCAATTATCATCCATTCAGACAAAATTCGTTCTCCAATGGGAGCGGGACTCGCCGCTTTTAAAACTCATGAAGACTCAATTCCTTTCCAAAAGTAA
- a CDS encoding nitrous oxide reductase family maturation protein NosD — MKTQFLSKSNRLYHSNHLNHKQNQIYNCIFLSRKNSFFIFTFLFFSIITTSSILAKTISVCSHCTVKSVKAAINLTQNGDTILVKVGIYKEGFLPITKSISIIGEAGVVIDGLKEKHVFGIYSNGVRLQNLKIIGSGISDLTEFAGVYAEKVKNCHFENLELEDNVYGFYLAETTNCTLKNNVSIGNAKNEVLGGNGIHLWSASHNKIIGNKLKKHRDGIYLEFSENLEIEGNESKENIRYGMHFMFSSHNQFNRNVFKNNSAGVAVMYSKDIFMEANEFLDNWGESSNGILLKDIADSTLSKNRFEGNTIAVFADGISNIKFQKNDFINNGWGIKILGNTDYNRIIDNNFIKNVFDISTNTKSTTNEFINNYWDHYEGYDLDKDHFGDIPHKTIHFFGYWIAVYPFLMVLYESPVVLFLQGIEKAFPIVTPIEFEDQHPRMKERI, encoded by the coding sequence ATGAAGACTCAATTCCTTTCCAAAAGTAATAGGTTGTATCATAGCAATCATTTGAATCATAAACAAAATCAAATTTATAACTGCATCTTTCTCAGCAGGAAAAATTCCTTCTTTATTTTTACTTTTTTATTCTTCTCCATCATCACCACTTCTTCCATACTTGCAAAGACCATATCTGTTTGTTCCCATTGTACGGTAAAATCGGTAAAAGCGGCAATTAATCTTACCCAAAATGGAGACACAATCCTAGTTAAAGTTGGTATATACAAAGAAGGTTTTTTACCCATTACAAAATCTATTTCGATCATAGGCGAAGCAGGTGTTGTGATCGATGGACTCAAAGAAAAACATGTATTTGGAATTTATTCCAATGGAGTTCGCTTACAAAATTTAAAAATCATTGGAAGTGGAATTTCTGATTTAACGGAATTTGCAGGAGTGTATGCAGAGAAAGTAAAGAACTGCCATTTCGAAAATTTAGAGTTAGAAGATAATGTATATGGATTTTATCTAGCGGAAACAACCAACTGCACTCTTAAAAATAATGTTTCCATTGGAAACGCAAAAAATGAAGTTCTCGGTGGAAACGGAATCCATCTTTGGTCTGCCAGTCATAACAAAATCATTGGGAACAAACTAAAAAAACACCGCGATGGAATTTATTTGGAATTTTCAGAAAACTTAGAAATAGAAGGAAATGAATCCAAAGAAAATATTCGTTATGGAATGCATTTTATGTTTTCCAGTCATAACCAGTTCAATCGAAATGTTTTCAAAAACAATTCAGCCGGTGTCGCTGTAATGTATAGCAAAGACATCTTTATGGAAGCAAATGAATTTTTGGATAACTGGGGAGAAAGTTCGAATGGAATTTTGCTCAAAGACATTGCGGACAGCACTTTATCAAAAAACCGATTCGAAGGAAACACCATAGCAGTGTTTGCTGATGGGATCTCGAATATTAAGTTTCAGAAAAATGATTTTATCAATAATGGATGGGGAATTAAAATTCTAGGAAATACAGACTATAATAGAATCATAGATAATAATTTTATAAAAAATGTTTTTGATATAAGTACCAATACAAAATCCACAACCAATGAATTTATAAATAACTACTGGGATCATTATGAAGGTTATGATTTGGACAAGGATCATTTCGGTGATATTCCTCACAAAACCATTCACTTTTTTGGATACTGGATTGCTGTGTATCCATTTCTCATGGTGCTTTATGAATCCCCTGTAGTTCTATTTTTACAAGGAATTGAAAAAGCATTCCCCATCGTTACACCGATTGAATTTGAAGACCAACATCCAAGGATGAAGGAAAGAATATGA
- a CDS encoding ABC transporter ATP-binding protein: MIEVKNLTISYGGNSVAVKDVNFQTESGMILSIIGPNGSGKSSLIKGILGLVRPSTGQILFQSKMETPHTIGYMPQTPRFPTNIKVKELISFFKKLEPVEEKRFQTLLSILELDNHMDKKIGSLSGGTKQKISILQCFSSKKDLYVIDEPTASLDPYISHLLKSLLVEKKKEGSLVIFSTHILAELQELADRFLLLSEGSILIDDSPENFLKKNNKTDLDQALMNFWNEEYKTKP, translated from the coding sequence ATGATAGAAGTAAAAAATCTTACCATCAGTTATGGCGGGAACTCTGTTGCCGTGAAAGATGTAAACTTTCAAACAGAATCAGGAATGATACTCTCCATCATTGGACCCAATGGGTCAGGAAAAAGTTCTCTGATCAAGGGAATCCTTGGACTCGTCAGGCCCAGTACTGGACAGATTTTATTTCAAAGTAAAATGGAAACACCACATACGATCGGTTATATGCCACAAACCCCTCGTTTTCCGACAAATATCAAAGTAAAAGAACTGATTTCCTTTTTTAAAAAACTCGAGCCAGTGGAAGAAAAAAGATTCCAAACCTTACTTTCTATTTTGGAATTAGACAACCATATGGATAAAAAAATTGGATCACTCTCTGGAGGAACAAAACAGAAAATCAGCATACTACAATGTTTTTCCTCTAAAAAAGATTTATATGTCATAGACGAACCTACAGCCAGTTTAGATCCTTATATCTCTCACTTACTCAAATCACTTTTAGTCGAAAAGAAAAAGGAAGGATCTCTTGTCATTTTTTCAACTCATATACTCGCTGAATTACAAGAGTTAGCTGATCGTTTTTTACTTTTATCGGAAGGATCCATTCTTATCGATGATTCTCCTGAAAATTTTCTAAAAAAGAACAACAAAACCGATTTAGATCAGGCTTTGATGAACTTCTGGAATGAGGAATACAAAACAAAACCATGA
- a CDS encoding ABC transporter permease subunit: MKEILLFEIKENIRSRWVFIYSGLLVLVMMILSFFGDQNGIRLLISTMNLTLIVIPLFSITFSGMSFLESMPFAEVLLSKSVSRSSLFFGKYFGITISLSLGLLFGLGIPGLYLFMNDPKFLFLFFELLVFGIFLTAIFVAIAFLISSFIRRGEIVLTVSLLVWLYFFIFFDALVFIFSLYLGDYPIEVPSLIIILLNPIDLIRILLILQTSSSALLGFSGALLLKQLGLLGVLGITILFLSLWVSIPLIVSFKRFQKRNF; the protein is encoded by the coding sequence ATGAAAGAAATTCTACTTTTTGAAATAAAAGAAAATATAAGAAGCCGCTGGGTATTTATTTATTCAGGCTTACTTGTCCTTGTGATGATGATTTTAAGTTTTTTCGGAGATCAAAACGGAATTCGTTTACTCATAAGCACAATGAATCTAACACTCATAGTCATTCCTCTCTTTTCGATTACCTTTTCTGGAATGTCATTTTTAGAATCTATGCCCTTTGCTGAAGTATTACTTTCCAAATCAGTGAGTCGAAGCTCTCTATTTTTTGGAAAGTATTTTGGGATTACCATCTCACTCTCCCTTGGTTTACTTTTTGGACTCGGCATCCCCGGTTTATATCTTTTTATGAATGATCCTAAGTTTCTTTTTTTATTTTTTGAGCTACTCGTTTTTGGAATCTTTTTAACGGCAATCTTTGTTGCGATTGCCTTTTTAATTTCTTCCTTTATTCGAAGAGGAGAAATAGTTTTAACCGTATCTCTTTTAGTTTGGTTATACTTCTTTATCTTTTTTGATGCATTAGTTTTTATCTTTAGTTTGTATTTGGGTGACTATCCTATTGAAGTTCCTTCTCTGATCATCATCTTACTAAACCCGATAGATTTAATTAGAATTCTTCTGATTCTACAAACAAGTTCATCTGCATTACTTGGATTTTCAGGAGCTTTGTTATTAAAACAATTAGGCTTACTCGGTGTACTCGGGATTACGATTCTGTTTTTATCTTTATGGGTAAGTATTCCCCTTATCGTTTCTTTTAAACGATTCCAAAAACGAAATTTCTAA
- a CDS encoding LIC_11090 family protein yields MKRWIQIASIIILLPFIGKILFLETGLLAQTLYRLSMVCQCNHGSKNEIHKDEDPTPSKRITCHLTKGSGPHQCSCAKKKSATKVLQSQSMNPSFPFETKFLNLIAYDAIILPNNKIVLLLNGFSHPPDKPPRFHFT; encoded by the coding sequence ATGAAACGTTGGATACAAATTGCATCGATTATAATCCTACTTCCCTTTATAGGTAAAATTCTATTTCTGGAAACAGGTTTACTGGCACAAACTTTGTATAGACTCTCTATGGTATGCCAATGCAATCACGGATCCAAAAACGAAATCCATAAAGACGAAGATCCAACACCTTCAAAACGAATCACTTGCCACCTAACTAAAGGAAGCGGCCCACACCAATGTTCCTGTGCTAAAAAGAAATCAGCAACAAAGGTTCTCCAATCCCAATCAATGAATCCTAGTTTTCCATTTGAAACAAAATTTCTAAATTTAATCGCTTATGATGCAATCATCCTTCCCAACAATAAAATTGTTTTACTCTTAAATGGATTTTCCCACCCACCTGACAAACCACCACGGTTTCACTTTACCTAA
- a CDS encoding copper chaperone PCu(A)C: MKLKILTFILLITTPLFSKEVKLENAYVKYTTSRTSVVYLTLINSTNTEKKLIDTKSNIADRVELFTMKPSESGMKMIPISEILIPKNSSVHLTPKGYHIMLFGIKSPLRLKETIPFQFLFSDGSEIQINIPVESNPPNKKLSKNFSPSSSNEKGNLEKNDANPESEEKDMSTYDPNQSSNEDHSNHDHSDHQGHEQHNRADALAPAGIMNPHIHEKGKWMIDYRYMGMKMWGLQSGTQGLSDLGTLYYPFTDPTVQMPTGSLITSSPLGTTIPIISPNKYNYMSVPTDMVMEMNMVSAMTSISDKWMIMFMVPAVKNKMTMVSSNFDRAPMSSAGIGDVSFSTAYRLIKTEHQNFFTGIGLSLPTGSIDERDNMPMMGKQKVPYNMQPGTGTYSLLPQLSYNGNYKRISWGAQSQANLRIGKNDNNYRFGNRYEFSGWLSFLVHESMSISVRVAKQRWLNLQGLDAALDPKMDPQNDPYRQGGMRSDLLIGVNFLVTSGIFQGARFGFEYGKPFHQNLNGPQLGTRELINVFASFTF, translated from the coding sequence ATGAAACTAAAAATTTTAACCTTTATACTTCTTATCACAACTCCTCTATTTTCGAAAGAGGTAAAACTTGAGAATGCCTATGTCAAATATACAACTTCACGGACTTCTGTAGTGTATTTGACTCTAATCAATTCTACCAATACAGAAAAGAAACTCATCGATACAAAATCAAACATAGCAGACAGAGTAGAGTTATTCACTATGAAACCGTCAGAATCAGGAATGAAAATGATTCCCATTTCAGAAATCCTGATTCCCAAAAATAGTTCCGTACATCTCACTCCAAAGGGTTATCATATCATGCTCTTTGGAATCAAATCCCCCCTCCGTTTAAAAGAAACCATTCCCTTTCAGTTTCTTTTTTCCGATGGATCGGAAATTCAAATCAACATTCCTGTAGAATCTAATCCACCTAACAAAAAATTGTCTAAAAACTTCTCTCCTTCCTCTTCTAATGAAAAAGGAAATCTAGAAAAAAATGATGCCAATCCCGAGTCAGAAGAAAAGGATATGTCTACTTATGATCCAAACCAATCATCTAACGAGGACCATTCGAACCATGATCATTCCGACCATCAGGGGCATGAACAACATAACCGAGCGGATGCTCTAGCTCCGGCAGGAATCATGAACCCACATATCCATGAAAAAGGAAAATGGATGATTGATTACCGTTATATGGGAATGAAAATGTGGGGTTTGCAATCGGGAACGCAAGGATTATCCGATCTTGGAACTTTGTATTATCCATTCACAGACCCTACTGTGCAAATGCCCACGGGTAGTTTAATCACAAGCTCTCCCCTAGGAACAACGATTCCAATAATTTCACCTAATAAATATAATTATATGTCAGTTCCTACTGATATGGTGATGGAAATGAATATGGTAAGTGCTATGACTTCCATATCCGATAAATGGATGATTATGTTTATGGTTCCTGCGGTAAAAAACAAAATGACAATGGTATCAAGTAATTTTGATCGAGCACCTATGAGTTCTGCAGGAATCGGGGATGTAAGTTTTAGCACTGCCTACCGTTTGATTAAAACAGAACATCAAAATTTTTTCACAGGTATCGGTCTTTCTCTTCCGACAGGTTCGATTGATGAAAGAGACAATATGCCCATGATGGGAAAACAAAAGGTTCCATACAACATGCAGCCAGGAACAGGCACCTATAGTTTGTTACCTCAATTGTCATATAACGGAAATTATAAGAGAATTTCCTGGGGTGCCCAATCGCAAGCAAACTTAAGGATTGGAAAAAATGATAACAATTATCGTTTCGGAAATCGATACGAATTTTCAGGATGGTTATCATTTCTTGTGCACGAATCTATGTCAATCTCTGTTCGTGTAGCCAAACAAAGATGGCTCAATTTACAAGGACTAGATGCCGCATTAGATCCCAAGATGGATCCACAAAACGATCCCTATCGCCAAGGTGGAATGCGTAGTGATCTACTCATAGGTGTTAACTTTCTTGTCACAAGCGGAATTTTCCAAGGAGCACGATTTGGTTTTGAATATGGCAAACCCTTTCATCAAAATCTAAACGGACCACAACTTGGAACAAGAGAACTCATCAACGTATTTGCTTCGTTTACATTTTAA
- a CDS encoding GNAT family N-acetyltransferase, with translation MTDTHLTIRKATPSDLDSIVPLIYSSGPKAWSFVFQEGKKTAIDFLNTSYVHRGNTVSYTNHFVAEIEGRVVGSILSYTQPSFLALTLGTAFRILSVYGIRAPKVMARGLKTETIIQPPKSGCLYLGHIAVLESERNKGIAKKLIESMINKETKYKTVSLDVSAENQPAISLYQKLGFQIKVTRHPLGWEGIIPSHHYMEKQI, from the coding sequence ATGACTGACACCCACCTAACCATTCGTAAAGCAACACCTTCCGATCTGGATTCCATAGTCCCGCTCATTTACTCCTCAGGACCGAAAGCCTGGTCTTTTGTATTCCAAGAAGGAAAAAAAACAGCCATTGATTTTTTAAATACCTCGTATGTGCATCGAGGCAATACCGTATCGTATACAAACCATTTTGTTGCCGAGATAGAGGGTCGGGTAGTTGGATCAATTCTCTCTTATACGCAACCCAGTTTTTTAGCGCTGACTTTGGGAACCGCCTTTCGTATCTTATCGGTCTATGGAATACGTGCTCCCAAGGTAATGGCCCGAGGTCTTAAAACGGAAACCATCATCCAACCACCAAAATCAGGTTGTTTGTATTTGGGTCATATTGCAGTTTTAGAATCAGAAAGAAACAAAGGGATCGCAAAAAAACTCATCGAGTCTATGATAAACAAGGAAACTAAATATAAAACTGTTTCATTGGATGTATCGGCAGAAAATCAACCTGCCATTTCACTCTATCAAAAGTTAGGTTTTCAAATTAAAGTGACAAGACATCCTTTGGGGTGGGAAGGTATCATTCCGTCTCACCACTATATGGAAAAACAAATTTAG
- a CDS encoding phytanoyl-CoA dioxygenase family protein: MNEYDSKAKSNLETLGYHLFPGLIPLDTIRFLKDILLRSHREWLEEFQNPKNVNSAYLTSTKYTKDTEDRNTLFQFIGSDLLLDVCHLVFKDSIFFLNTQIFYNPTDSKKLPYWHRDIQYLGIPEENQKERILKDHVWHFRIPLEKDPGIWLVPGSHIRWDREEERKVRLELEGKKNHEDIENQILIPHNPGDLLVFSAHLIHKGSYDLNRFSFDILYTNFPEQKHTAEKWKHFPEANFVSKDSKNNSLFHLI, encoded by the coding sequence ATGAACGAATACGATTCAAAAGCAAAATCAAATTTGGAAACATTGGGTTATCACTTATTTCCTGGTTTGATTCCTCTCGATACAATTAGATTCTTAAAAGATATTCTTCTTCGTTCCCATAGGGAATGGTTAGAGGAATTTCAAAATCCAAAGAATGTAAATAGTGCTTATCTTACTTCTACAAAGTATACAAAAGACACAGAAGATAGGAATACTCTATTTCAATTCATTGGATCCGATTTGTTACTCGATGTTTGTCATTTGGTTTTCAAAGATTCTATCTTCTTTCTCAATACACAAATTTTTTATAACCCTACAGATTCAAAAAAACTCCCCTATTGGCACCGGGACATCCAATACCTTGGCATTCCAGAAGAAAACCAAAAGGAACGAATTCTTAAGGACCATGTTTGGCACTTTCGTATTCCTTTAGAGAAAGATCCTGGAATTTGGCTTGTACCAGGTTCCCACATTCGTTGGGATAGAGAGGAAGAAAGAAAAGTAAGGTTAGAACTCGAGGGAAAGAAAAACCATGAAGACATAGAGAATCAAATCCTTATCCCACACAATCCCGGTGATCTTTTAGTGTTTTCAGCTCATTTGATTCACAAAGGAAGTTATGACCTGAACCGTTTTTCTTTTGACATTCTCTACACAAACTTTCCGGAACAAAAACATACTGCAGAAAAATGGAAACACTTTCCAGAAGCTAACTTCGTTTCGAAAGACTCAAAAAACAATTCTCTCTTCCATTTAATTTAG
- a CDS encoding DinB family protein — MKDFFLRNNAYHIWATKILFESLRKISDENYKKDLGLFFKSIHGTLNHLLVVEKVWYTRIVGEVYIPSSLAEEIEPDRQTLEIRMVQTLELWNTWLKDLDDSLWPTLFRYKTMRGFEAVLIFSDVVQHNFNHRTHHRGQITAAVTQLGGNSPEIDFVYYLQSLGK; from the coding sequence ATGAAAGATTTTTTCTTAAGGAACAATGCTTATCATATTTGGGCCACAAAAATTTTATTTGAATCACTCAGAAAGATTTCCGATGAAAATTATAAAAAAGATCTAGGATTATTTTTTAAATCAATCCATGGGACACTCAACCATTTGTTGGTCGTAGAAAAAGTTTGGTATACAAGGATTGTGGGCGAAGTGTATATACCGTCTTCTTTAGCAGAAGAAATCGAACCAGACCGCCAAACACTAGAAATACGAATGGTTCAGACGTTAGAACTTTGGAATACTTGGCTCAAAGATTTGGATGATTCACTGTGGCCGACTCTCTTTCGTTACAAAACCATGCGCGGGTTTGAAGCAGTACTTATCTTCAGTGATGTGGTGCAACATAACTTTAACCATCGCACTCACCATAGAGGTCAGATCACAGCCGCCGTTACTCAGTTAGGCGGCAATTCACCCGAAATTGACTTTGTATATTACCTACAATCCTTAGGAAAATAG